A segment of the Ammospiza caudacuta isolate bAmmCau1 chromosome 2, bAmmCau1.pri, whole genome shotgun sequence genome:
CCAGAGAAAGGATAATATTTACAGTGCAAGCTGGAGTAATGCTGCAGCACTGGAATTTGTTATTGCTGATCTCAATAGATGTTTACAGTGGTGGGTAGTGATCTGTAATGTGAAAAGGGTAGTGAATCATCCTGACTGAGCTAAGAGATAATCTCAAATTACTAATGTTTCTTACAGGTATATTAATTAGGCATTATCCTGTAAAAAAACCAAGGGGCTGGGGAGAAAAGTAAAGTAGTGACAGAATGAGAAGCATTCTGTTAAAATTTGTTTCCCTTGTAACTGGATTCCTTTCAAAACATCTTCTCTTGAGTACATGAGAAGGAGATCAGGATGCTGATTGCGGGAGATCACAAAATAGTGAAGAATTTTTGGCACAGATGTAATTTCAGCTGACCAAGTCTTTATGGAAAATGTTACTAAACAATTTGCTTTTTCACAGATCTTCAGAACCTTTAGGTTGTTGGGGGGTACAAGATGGGACTTGTACTTCTTGCacaagcagagaaaaatatGAGAAAGTTATGAGAATCCAACTGAAAGAAGCAGGCACTAAAAAGCAATAAAGCAAAGTAGCATCTCCTGATCACTCTGTGATATCCATGCAAGATCCTcactgccccacagctgccagcaggatCCCTCAGTGTAAAGTTGCTTCTGTATAAGTTTGCTGTCCCAAACATCTGCGTACCCCAGGAAACCCTTGGGTGTatgtcctggattgccaagcaAATTTTGTTCTCTTTGCCATCTGGATGGCAGCTGTCTTCTGTTCGGTGGGtagttttccttatctcttcaACACCCACTCCTCCCTTGGGGTgaacatctgctgataacagactattgaatgtccctgcatggctcaTAAGAACTAGAGCATCCCACTGGGAcatgtgagcccagagggaggagccaagcattcctacctggatataatctggagattctggaacaccagcacagctcctccactggatttcccagaggaacagcagctgcctcctccactggctcttcagaggaagaatacatccttctacaggatccctgctccagcagaaccacccctgacactgcaggagggctgcagacacaattccaatgggactgccaccaacaccctgacccacagcatgtcaggttgggttctgaccCTGTCAGTGTAGTtttagtgtactgcattgtttattttatccttttattttcttccttaataaagaactgttattcctgctcccatatttttgcctgagagccccttaatttcaaaatctaTAACAAGTCTGAGGGAAGGggtccatttcaggggaggctcctgcctcccttagcagacacctgtttttccaaaccaagacagtgTAAAAACATGGTAGGAAAAAATTGAGACTGTGTAATGATTTTCTGTGAGTAGGGTGTGATGTTGCTGGCAGCTTCATGTGTAAGAAAAGTGGAATGCAATGATTTGACCTTTTCATATTTTGCAGATTTAAGGACCATTCCTGTCCCCTACTGCAGTCTGGAGCTTTCCCCTGATGCTACCAAGGACACTCTCATTCTTCATCCTCCTAAGCTGACACAGGCCCTGCCTGTGGTGCCTCGTAGCACTTTTACAGTGTGCTACCAGTTTTACTTTTTACAGGTAAATGGGCCTTTACAAGCCTGGCTTTGTTAGACAAAATGTGACTAATTGCAGTCCCCGGTTCATTTGGGGTTTGCTGCTAGCACAGATCTTCCTTCCGCTTACTCCTGCTACTGCTCTCCAGCATGCCAGATCTCACAGAAAGGATGGGGGAATTAGGAACGACACACTTTGCAGCTGATTCCCTATGCTGAGCACAAatcctgccctccctgtcccacagcccagggcagccttCTCCAGCCATCCAGTGGAATGTGCTGGATGCATCCCCTGTCCTGTGCTCCCATGTTCACAACACCTCCAATCTCATTTTTTAGCTTCTGAAGATACTGGCTATTAACCCGAGCTGTGAAAATCAGGAGattatttctgctttctctccttgcagggctggcccagcccagctgtatccagcaggaaaagcagtggTCAGTGAGCTCCACCTAAAGGCTTATCCTCAGCTCTCTCCCAGAAAGGAAGGAGGGATCATCATGCCTGATGCTGTGCTCCACCTCCAGGGGAAAGCGTGGGTTACTCAGCAAAATCTAGGAGCAGTCAGTAATGCCTCTTGCCTGCATTGCAGCCAGGTGTGCTGCTGACCTAGCCTCATTTTGTATTTATCGCCTCttattttattgctttcaaGGTCATTCATGCAGTTATTTTGTCTGACAGCCATGGCACTATCGAGGCTTAAATGctcaaaaatacatttatgaATATGTAAAAGTAGGGTAGTGTGTGTCTCTGTATGTTTCTCTTTTATAACTCATTGAAAGactgtaatataaataatttcaaaaaaagcTATGGTTATCCAAGTCAAGGCTAGAAACTACAGCTTTTTGCATCCCAGAACAAACACTGTCTCATCTtgcctgtgtgtgcacataCACATCATATTCCTGTATTTATCATTACAGTTTAAGGGGAAAATATCACAATGTTGTGTTCTGAAATTCATGGTGCCTGCAGATGTAAAATCACAATTAACACATATATTTCCCCCTTGAGGCTGTTCCAAGCAGGAGAATACAGATGAAGAATGTTGAACTGTCTTCTCCTCATTGTTCATGGCCCTCCTTAAAGAATCAAATATAAACAAAGAAACAGCACGGAAGAAATCAGGGAGCATGGGGATGGCTTCTCCCAGTGCAGGGTCTCTATTGTGCATCAAAGGGAATGAAATATGTGAGGCAGGAGCAACTCTAGTCCCTGGAGTAGTAATATTTGAACATATGTACCTCATATAAGATTAGAATTGGTGTAAAGTTTGCACAGTGTTGCTGCAGCAGGTCACACTTCCAGTTACTGGGAGCATTTGGGCAGTGTGGAGATGGGTCTGACATCAGCAGGGGGATTGTCCCCACGTGTTAAGAGGCgcagggcaggtgaggaggagcaAGGTAGGCAAGAGGGGCGAAAAAAATGAATATATCTGTGTTTTCCTCAGTTATGAGCAGCTGACTTGTGAGTATCTGATGCTGAGGGCTGCCAATACCCTGAGCAGGTGCTTGGCAGAAATGGATCCTTCCCTCCTTGCCTCCCTCTCAGCCTCAGGCAGGAGGCTTTACTGGCCAGGCTTTACTCTCACTGACATTGCTGATTGCTCCTCTTCTCTGTGAATAAAGGCAGAGTTAAGTCAATATTGAGCACCCTTGAAAAATCCCACTCAGACTTCATTTAGTGTTTATTCAATTGAGTATTAATGGTGGGATTTCTTTGGCTAAAGAAAATTCTTTATTGTCTTTTCATTGAGCTCTACAATATGGTGTCTTAGTTCCCCCAAGcatcttctgctgtgtttcATCTTCTGATGTATTTTTCTCCGCAGTTATAATCTGTTGAAGAGAACtacttttttaatattattcagATTTGAGAAATGGCAAAATTTCTAAACACCATAAAACAATTTTGTTGAAGTTTCAATAATCTCTTTGTCAGTGCTCTAAAGGAGAACAAAACAAGAGCTGGgaaaatctgcatttaaaaataactaaacCCATAAAAAGCACAGATGGGAAGAGTAAACACAGACATGCAGTTTCGCATGGGGTCACCCTGATCCCTTTTCTACAAAACATTATGTGTGGAGCATTTGTTTGGCTCCACTGAGTGACTCCTGATGTTGCCACAGAGAGCTGAGGGACTCAGGAGGATTTGGGCACCAAGTGATGTTTCACTTCAGGAGAATGATGAGTGATTCAGGCCACCTGCTTCCTAAATTTTGTCCATCTTGCAAATAGTGGTGAAACACAACTGCTTTCTAAGAGCAGTGGAAAGGGTCTAGTAGAGGACTttgctcttctccaggctttcAGAAAGGGTAGAGGCCTGTGAGGCTGAAGAGAGATGTCTGTGAAATAGAGCCTTGTTCtgtatatgtacatatacaCAGAAATATGACACAAAGATCAAGAGTTATTACTTCTAATCGAACCAAACTGCatcttggcaaaaaaaaaaaaaaaaagctatggGGCTGATTGCTCTTGTGTTTGAGTTctgcaaaagcatttttaagtaattttcaAAGAATAAAGCAGACAGTGAGCAGGTAATTTCAACACTACAGTACTTTTAGTGTAAGTTCTTCAAATCTAATTTCTAATTCACTCAGACACCTACCTGGAATACTTTCAGCCTCACAGTTTTAGATAAAAGTCTCTCCGACCAGCAGAAGTTGTCTCTGCCTTTCCTACAGGGTATACCTGGGAATGTGCATCTGCAGAAAACCCAGCAAACTCAAGTGCAAAGAGCAGCTCAACATTTCTGCCAAGCTGGGAGCCTGCTCAGCCCACCCAGACTGCATTACTGACAACTGCTCTGGTGATTTTACCCCCTCACTAatgcacagctcctgtgggaaAACATGATCACCCAAGCCAGGGGAGACTCATCACAGTCCACTAAATGAGGGATTTGATCCCCACCTGTTACAGAGTTGGTGACTGAAGATTTCAGTCAGAGAATTCAGctccaaaaattattttggaggCAGAACTAGATCCAGCAAGTCAGAAGCTCTAGTGCTTAGGGTAGGGAGCTGGGGTAATTAATCCTGGCACACAACTTACTGCAGCTCCCCAGATTAATCGTTTTTATACAGTGATTGACTACAGTACCAAATATTGGTGCAAACCTCCATTATTTTTTACATCTGAAAAGCCTCAAAAGAATGGAAAATTATTAAGTCTTGAGATCCATGTAGAGCTTGGAATACCAATTGTGCATCTGAATGAAAACAGCTGTAACTCAGGACTTGCTCTTTAATTCTTTCAAGAATAAAAGATCACATTAATATATGTAGATTAGGTGGGAATATGATTAACTCTTTTAATATTTCATGGAATGCACTGCTGGTTAACATCTAAAGGAAGTATTAATTCTGACTCAGACAAATTATAGATGTCCTTTTGCATTTTCATACATGTTTTTGATTCCTTGACCTTTTCTGAATGGTCTAttagaaaaagggaagaaaaggcagAACAAAACAGTGTGATATATCATTCTTGGTGCAAGCCAGACAAGATTACTTATTATCCTTAATGAACTCTAAATTTTCCTATCTTGATACACAGAGCATCTTTTTTGTATAGAACCACCATTTTTTCGTGTAGGAGCCATTTTCAGTGCATTAGACTGCTTGCTAATATAGTTTGTAGTTTACTGGTGATTGGCCTCTGTCTTTTAAACAATAATAGAAATTGTGACTCTTtccttgcaaaacaaaatgaataGACTCACAATTTGGATTTCCAACAATCTTATTTTACACAAGCttgcaacacagaaaacttaACTGGGTTGCTAATTTCCATTAGCCTGCTGGACTTTTGCAAGAGTATCAGTCTTACTGTCTGTTAGCCATAATGTAATCTGAAGGCTGTCAGCTCGTCTTTCAAATAATTACAGTCAAAGAAAGCAAGACAcactccctctccctccttgcaccagctttttttaattgcattcggatttttaaagaatatttatgGCCCAAGTCAGAAGAAAAATGCTCTGCTAAGCAGAACTGTGTTTTGTAGAGGGTTTAATCCTGCTTCAGGCAATTTCTTCCTGAAGCCACTGTCACTAAACAAGTAGAACTAGACACTGTAAAAAACACTCACCCACAGGAAGGAGCTCAGGGGCTTCTCTTTTTCTCACATCAGGGACTAAGAACTGAGTTCAGACACAGAGCAGCGGAGTATTGAGCGCTCCTATGGGACAGTGACCTCTTTTATTTCCCTCCTCTTTCCCAGAAACATTCTGCCTACAAGTCAGGCAGTCCTGCCTGAGCTTCAGAGCTTTGTGGTAGGTCTGGAAGGGTTTGGTGAACAGCTTTAAGAAATGAAAGCCCACCACAGACTGTAGTGTGCCATGGATGTCAGTGAGCTTTACgtctccttttctgcatgagCCCTGTGGCAGTAACTTACAAAAGCTCTGATAAAGGCTACTGGGACACAGCCAGGCTCAGGAATTCTTGGCCAAAGTTCTTTAAGTTCAGCAGACAAGGTGAGATGTTGTCAGGGGGGATAGCTCCAAGAAAGGTGTGAGTTATTCCATTTAATGATTCTTCCAAAGGTTGAACAAATACAGTGGCTTTGAAActgggagaaaaataattaaaatttgctACATCATGGGCTGTTTTATTCTGGCAAATCACAGATTATTTCTGATAGGCACAAACTGGAGGCATTGGAAGGCTTTTCTTGCAAGCAAAGGACACCGCTGAagctctggtgtttgcctcTGGTCTCCGTCTGTGGAAAAATGACTGGGGATAAAAAGATAGTAGTACAGACATTATAAGGGAAAATACAGCTCCTTCTCCCTGGACAGAACATGGTCagcacccccaaattcccacacaATCTGGGGGGGCTAAACAGggagtggagtggagtggagtggagtggagtggagtggagtggagtggagtggagtggagtggagtggagtggagtggagtgCAGTGGAGTGGAGTGGAGCGGAGTGGAGTACAGATGTTACAGCTGGGCTCTGTTGAAACCCTTGCATAGGAAGAAACTTGGTGTTATTTTCTGATAAACCACACAGCATCTGAAAACTGAGGGAGACAAAGTTGTCCTGCTGTTGAATCAGCAGCTGTGGTGAAACTCCTCTCCTTGGGTAAGAACTCTATGTGTGTTGAATGATCTCCAAGTGGCTTTTACTGACACTGGCGCTTGTTAGGATTTTGCCTTGAATTAATGTATTGTTTGAACAGTCTTTGCAGTCAGACAAAATCACCTGCAATCCTTTAACCTTAACGTGTCActgttttattaataaaatagtaTTCCATGAActgttaatgtgggtccttCAAGGGGTGCTGATAGTGGGTGAGTGTGTGAAAggaggttttgtgttttgtgtgtgACCCTGAACAAGTCAGCCAAACCAtcctctggcacagcaggaCTGTTTCAGAAGAGTTTCCATAACAGGACACTGACAGACTGGTTGGCCCAAGGGCCTTGGCTTTCCTGGGGTACTGACAGAGTAATCAAACACTAAGGGTATGAGGAAATCTCCCCTTTTCACAGACACCATGACTGCAGCCAATCCAGCTGAAGAATACCCCCAGCACTGCTAGGACAGCTGACTTTCACAAATAAGCCAAGCTCATTTCAGAAAATTCATTAAAAGAGGGGAGGACATAAGGAGGTGACAGTCAGAAATCTGTATCACCTCATCCTGAGCAAGCCACAAGGTGATCACAGCCCAACCAGCCTTTCTACGGTGCCTGAAGGGTGAGGTACagtgaagggggaaaaaggacaAAGCCTTCTCATTCAAACCCCAGCAAGAGGATTCTCCAGCAAAGAACAAGGCCCACATTATGTGAAAAGCATTGTCCTCCCTGTTGTTCAATTTAAGAAGCACCTACACAGTAGTCTGACTTGAAATACAGAGCTTTAGTATCCAGAGTGGTGTCTGACCAATAAATGAGGAAGCCAGCTCATCTCCAAGCACCATTTGGACTCTTTCTTACCATGAGCTAGATGTTGTGGTTTTTACCTGAAGactcatttttatttgcttcaATACACCATCTGAATTTAACATAGGTGGCACTTGTGTGCTTCATTCAGAACTGGGTTTCCTAAAATACTGACCAAAAAAGTATCAAAATAGGGATTTATAACTGACTTTGGGAAATTTGGTTATGAAGAATAGCTTCACCTTTTCTTAAATGTTAGTATGAAGATTGTCTGACAAAGCCAAAAGAATTTGGAAATCTGATTCATTTGTTTAATATCAAGTTGTAGAAcaactgttttgttttgccattTATAAGTTCTGCTGTACTCATCCCACGCATTTATTGAACTCAACAGTTTAATTAGATCATGTTGAATTCACTTTGACATTTATGCCTGGCAACAGCCTTTAAGGTCACAAGGTGATGATTTCATCAGAGGAACTGAGCAAAAGTGGAAGGAAGGGGTTGGAGGGAGAGGGGGGAGAAGGTTTTGCTGAAacacaaatttcttttttgaGGCTGATTTGAGCAGTAACAGTTCTGGGTCTGTGTTAGTGAGGGGGGTTTGGGTATAAATACCAGCCAAGCTCTCCTCTCACCATAGATATTCTCTTCTTTGCTAAATTGGCTCAGGCATGGTCTCTGCTGAACCCTGCTGTCTCTTCTTACCTGAGCACCTCCACCAGTGCCTTGCTGTTCTGCCAGGTCCCATCCAACCCTTTTAGGCACTTGCAGCACCCAGATTTTGTGTCACAGCTCCCTATTTTGCACTGGCAAaggagagcagaggcagcatgGCCTGGGGGGTGGTGATGCTGGATATAGCAATTATCCCTCAAACATTCCCCTTCCTTAGATAGCTGCATagtgctgctggtgggcagCAGTGTCTGTGAGCACACTTAGAGGTCATGCATATTTTGCAGTGTAGTTATTTGGCTGTCAAAGGTATTGCTGACGTTTTGAATGAGGACTGGAATTTGCTATATATAATTAACAGTAGGGGGTGGTGTTTTTTTGGATAATGAGATCTTTAGATGCTGGAGGTTGAAAGAGAGTGGAAAAGGGATGCACATATGATCTTTTATATAAAGTAGTCTGGTGATAATGCCCAGCTCACGCTGCCTGGACTGGCCCTTTGATGTTCAGAGCATGTATCAGATGTGAAAGGAATGACTGACAGTCCTGGGACAACACATGGTGTCTAATGAGCTCACTGGGGCTCATCACTCCCAGTTCTGACATTTCAATCTGAGCCCCTCAGCTTCTGGGGGTGGCATTCACCCTTTGGTTtgcccacagctctgtgtcTTTGAAAACTGACCATCTCCAAAAGactgaattcttcccatgtaCCCCAAACCTCTCTGAGTGGTGTCTGTGCTCTCACCATGTCTTTCCACTGCTGACTGCCATCATACTCCAGGGTTTGGCTTGCAAGGCCAGTGGCTGTCACCCCTGCATCCACATCCCACACACATTcaccaggaggaggcagaggagttAGGCTTTGcctgagcagacacagaaaCTCCTGTTACTGAGCTCCCTGGGGACtccctgtcacacacagcagTGTGCATCCTCGAGCTGCTGCACGTGGCACCTGCTGCAAACAAACTGGGTGGAGCTGagtgtagccatgatattttctgaaaaatcctttccttaggatttttcctcctgagaagatgagaggcctcaggaacaaaatgtaaacaatgattatctgctgctgtggaatgcaacaggtggatctgtgattgacctcatgtggttgtttctaattaatggccaatcacagtgagctggctcagactctctgtctgagacacaagcctttgttatcattccttctttttctattcttagctggacttctgataaaatcctttcttctattcttttagtatagttttaatacaatatatatcataaaataataaatcaagcattctgaaacatggagtcagatcctcatctcttccctcatcctcagacccctgtgaacatggtcacagtTGAGCAGATGAGCTGAACTCTGCTCTTGGAAAAGACTTCCCCTCCTTCCACGGGACCCTGCCAGACACTGCTGTGCCAATGTGAGCCAATCCAGCCTATCCCAGAAAATAACTGTAGGGCTGTGTTCATGGTGCTCCTGATCCTGAGTCCTTACACAGCAAAGATGCTCTCAACACCCTCATGACTTCTGCCAAACCAATGGCTCAGCCACGTTTCTGTGAACAGCACAGACTTGCTGCTGGCTGACTGCATATGCTGCCATTTAAGAACATTAGAATTTTAATATGAGATAAGGACAGTTATGCTGTTCCCTTGAAGTCACAATAGACTATGACTGAACTTTCCTAAAACCTCAGATTGATGGAGGAGGGACAGAGTTTCTCAGCAAGTGCCAAATACCATTCCCAAACTTTGGATCCCCTGTTGTTTTAAGATTTAGAATTTGGGGATTACCTGTCTTTGAAAGACAAAATGGTATTTGTTCAATGGCCTAAGAATTATACATGAAAATAAGTCCTAGGTTTAATCATCGTTTTGATAGCTCTGGTTCTGTACATCAACAGGTCCATTTAAATTAAGAAACTACTCCATCTAGTATGTggcattttaatatttgatgAGTTTTCAGCTTTTGAATAATGGCTTTTTCAACAGATGTGATGTGTCACATTTCCTGACTTTTAGAAGGGAATAGTGAGTCTCATGACCTTTTCCTTCTCAAGAGTTGCTCAGTCACTGAACTCTGATGACACATGGTGCAAATAATTGTTTCAGCAAGGCTGAGTATTCCAAGCATGGCATTTCATATCCAGTTCACTTTTCAATGGTTTATTTGTAATTTCTGCTAAACCACAGTTAAAGTTATCCAGCATTTGGCCACTAGGTCAGTAACAGATGACCCTGGCCAACAGCACAGATTGCTTTGAAGGCCAGTATAACTAGAAAACTGAGAATAAATTGATAGGTTAAGAGGTTGTCTGTGGGAACTGATGCTCATCCTCTGTCCAAATGTCACTTTCCAGACTGCAGTGCTGTCATCTGGCTGACCTTCTCTTCTGTTCCTCTGCTGCCTATGGCCTAAAGTAAAAGCACCTCTCTGTAGTCAGAGCCgagtctgaaaaaaaagaaactctcCAAAAATatcctttcagaaaaaaagaaaggcttcCTAAAAAAACAAGTCCTCGTGCTTTCACCTTTATCACAGCCCACAGCGCGgcaccagcaccatccagcaACCCAGGATATTTTGTACTTCTGCTCTTGGATTCAATCCAGCTTGGTTAGTCCTGTCCCCGCTGCaatcctgtgctgggagctccagCCGGGCCTTGGGTTGTTTTTGGAGCTCttcccccacagcagctccccctTGTCCCCCGTGTGCCATGTCCCTGGTCCCTAGGAGTTGCACTCCTCGCAGTGGCAGGAGAGGATGTAGCGGTAGGTGGCCGTGAGCCGCATGCCCCCCGAGCAGCGCAGCCTCATGGCCTTCAGCTTGGAGGTCTGGGGCcggcagcagtggcagctggaGCGGAAGGGCTGCTTCAGGACCGTGCTGAAGGACACCATGGGCTCCGAGCGCGACGTCTGGCTGCAGCGGCCTTCGCAGCGGGCCAGCAGCACCATCTGCAAGGCAAGCACAGAGGTCAGTGTTATGAGTAGAAAAGctgcctgtttttttttttttaaagttgcaGAGTTCACAGGTTGGGCTAGTTGCTGCCAGGATGGAGTTCTAACTGTTTGTTGTTGTAATCACCTGTGATTTTTGTTAACTACCTGTTGTTGATGGTTAAGAATTCCCCCTTTTGTCAAGTGGcacctgctgcttcctggaggatGGCACCCAGATGGTGAAGAGAAGGGGACATTGAGTTGGCATGGAAATGACATCGGGAGAGACCCCTCAGCAAACCTagccaaaaacccctaaaaacaatGAGCCAACATGGAATTGACAGATCAAAGCAATGTCTAGACATGAGGAACAGAATCTAGTATCCAGTAAGACCCTTTTTACCCCTCACCCTCACCTAAAGATGTCAGCTAGGCAGAGGACCTCAAATGTCAAAccaaaaatctgggaatttccCGATGCTCTCCTGAGGATGgaacccccagctctgccacacaCCAGTGGACAAAGCCGcaatcttcctcctcctccatgccATTCCTGGGAGCAGCGGTGGCATGAGCGCGGACCCGTCGGTTCTCCCCACCggagctgatcacttttaataaaggcattaaaaaggagaaaggtctCCTGCCTGTGTTTATTTCATTTAGGAAACGTGTCCCCAGCACACACCTGGCACCAGCAGTGGgagcctccttccagcctggctggggttTTGTCACcacatcccagccccacagcatgCTTTGTCCCTGGAGGAGATAATGTgggcaggaggaaaagcagggcTCCTCCTGAAATCCCTGGCACTGACACCAGCAAGGACTGCAGGACCTAGACTGATCTTAGGGCTCCAAAtgatcactgccagccctgtttcccagacagtGACTGCACCCATGACTTGCTGACTCCAGATCTGTGGCAGTCAAGCCCTCAAATCAGCAACCAGGCTGATTGTTTATTTGGGTATTTACCAGTTCTCAGTATACACACTAACTGGTTCTCATGTCTTGAGTTTAGATATATGAACATGTAAAGTAGAAATATAAAGAAGATGCTCCATTTATTGCTTTAAAGAAATATGTTTCCAGCtcattcctttgataaagatCACCTTGACCATGTATTTGCAATtatatatgtatctatatatcATTGCATCAGTTGTATCTATATAAAATGCACTGCATGGCGTAAAGCCgtgaaaatgcaaaagaagTTGAGCTGGTTCCCATGAAGATTCCCTAGTGAGATTTTCCAAAAACAGTGCAGCTCCAGGTTTATTCTTCTGAGTTCAAATGTGAGCTGGGACCAGAGCATGGTAACTTGCACAGCCGGAGGCACTAAAGGAAGGAGAGTCCCTGAGCAGTCACCTAGTCCCCAACAACCCCTTGAGCAGAGGAGATGCAGCATTAAGCACTACATAAATCTTGGAAAGGGCCCTCTAAAGCTCAGCAAATGATGTGCTAGAAACAGCTGTCACCACCCTGATAAGGGGTGTTGTACAAGTTTGAACAGACTCCTATACTTTCATGGGGAAGGAAATATTAAATCCATGTCAGCTAATTTTTGCTTAACCAGCATAAACTTCAATATCAGCTTATTATGTCATCTAAAGTAGGCAGTAAAACAGTTGTAAGTTTTTCTTATAACCAAGGGAGAGCATTACATTTTAACCATGCTACATGTATCTcatggtttttttccaaaaaatatgaaagaacaACTACAAATGTGACAGCAAATACTTTACAGTGTTAAGCCTTTTTGGGCTTCTTTCATTACACAGGCTCAACTGGCTGCAAATCTGTAAGTTAAGCAAGCAGGTACATcaaatgtttaattttctttttagtcaGAG
Coding sequences within it:
- the NDP gene encoding norrin, producing MLYLPLLLPARSSSTMGNHVLAASISMLSLLVMMGDTDSKTESSFLIDSDPSRCMRHHYVDSISHPLYKCSSKMVLLARCEGRCSQTSRSEPMVSFSTVLKQPFRSSCHCCRPQTSKLKAMRLRCSGGMRLTATYRYILSCHCEECNS